In the Leptospira barantonii genome, AAGTCCCAGATCAAAAAGATCTCATTCGCAAAAATCACGGAGCCTACTTCCAAAAAGGAAGAAGCTCAGAAGATAGAGAAAGAGGAAGCGGAGAAAAAGAAAAAAGAAGAATCCGAACTCGCAGAAAAACAAAAGGCCGAATCGGAAAAACGAAAACTCGACGAGGACAAGCTCAAGGCAAAGGAAGAAAAAGCCAAGAAGCGCGAACAGGAACTCGTCAATTCGAAACGTCATTATTTGGAAGCATCGTTTGGAGTCGGAAGCGGAAACGAACAAACCGAGTTACGGCCTTTTTATCAAACCATTCAATACGCGGGACTTTTATTCAGCAGTTCGGGTCAGGCGGAAATTCTCACCAATCCTTACAAAACGCCTAACAGCAGTTCTACGACTCGGATCAAATATGCTTGGAACCGTTTTACGTTCGAGCTGAGAGGAACGGAAGCGAAAGGAACGATCGATCCGACCGGCTTTCAAACCCTATCCTACGGAAGTAGCGGGGGCTCGGGCGGTTCTTCGGGAGACAGAGCGGTCAACATTCTTATGGGCGACGCGCACACCAAATTTCAAAAAGTTTCTTCGAGGGTCGGTTTTACTCCGTATCCGCATCCGGTTTTGGATCTTCAGGTCGTGGGCGGTGTGGAAAGAATTTGGACCAGAACCAGCGAGGAAGTGGACAGTTTCGGAGGAGTCACGGCGACGGGCATCAATCCAACACGCATTAGCTTTCGTGAATATACGAGCACGTTCCGAGGAGGAAGTTTCGGAATCGGTTTCGAGTTTAAGTTTTTGGAACGATTCACTCTTCAAGGACAAATTTTAAGAATCAGCGGAAACACCCCGTCCTCTTCGAAAAACTACGAATACAAAACCGACAATTCCATCGGAACGACCGCGCTCAACACGACCGGTTTGGATTATTGGTGGACTTCCAAAGGAACCGAAGTCAATCTCAAACTTTCCGCGAAGGTTTACAACAACCTGAGTTTATTCGCGGAAGCGAGCAACATGACTTTGAAGAACACGCTTCAAACCGGTTATATCTCGGACAACGATTCGAATCCCGATCAGATCGGTCTGAAGGTTTTCGGACCGAGAATTCTGATTCCGATCCTACTCGATTCCAAAACGATTCTTACGTATTTTCAAGTCGGCGCGAATTACCGTTTCGACTTTTGAGGTTTTTCGGAATCTTTCCAGTTCCACCACTTTAGTTTTTCCGAATTCGGTTTTTTGGTGTTCAGAGCGTAATGAGCGCAACGAAAAACGTAGAGCATACAACGATCCACGTAACCGCCGTGTTGTTGGCAACAACGGACGTATAATTCTTCCGGATCCGCGTTTCCGATCTCGTCCAAACTTCTGAAACCGAGATTCCAGTAGTCCATAGCGATCGACTTACCCACTCCGGGAAGCGTTCGGAATTCATTGAGAATATCGGACTGATCCTCATATCCCTGTGATTGTTTAGAATATTCTTTTTTACTCATATATGTGCGCAACTTTTACAATCGGAACGACGCATTAGGGAAACCTTATGGAACTCCATGGACTTCGCCTCCAACTGGAGAATGGAACCGAAAACACCTTTCGATTTTTCGTCGACCAATCCTAATAGAAACTTTACCGCCTCGGTCGCCTGAACGCTTCCGATGATTCCCGCCATACTTCCGATCACCCCGGCTTCGGAACAACTCGGGATCGCGTTCGCGGGCGGAAGGGTTTCGTAGATACAACGATAACAAGGATCGACTCCGGGACGAACTCCCAACACCATTCCGTCGAAACGGAGAATTCCGGCGATGAGAAACGGAATTCTCAAAGAACAACATACGTCGTTTACGAGAAACTTCGTTTCGAAATTGTCCGAACCTTCCAGAACAAGGTCGCTGTCCTTCAAAAGATTCTCCGCGTTATCCGCGCTTAAACGAACGGGAACGGATTCGATTTCTATAAAAGGATTTAATTCTTCGATTCTCTGTTTTGCGGATTCCGATTTGGAAGAACCGATCTCGGAATGTTTGAAAAGAATCTGTCTTTGAAGATTGGTGGTGTCCACAACGTCGGAATCTACGATTCGAATTTTTCCGACACCGGCCGCGGCGAGATAATAAAGAACCGGAGAACCCAATCCTCCCGCGCCGATAACGGTGATGCGAGAGGACTTTAACGTTTCCTGACCCTTGCGTTTTACTTCATCCAGAAGAATGTTCCGGGAATACCGGCTGATTTCCGGAGGGGTCAACAAGGTCTTAGGAGAAAATCAGAGTTTTAATTTCTTTTTGATAAGATCCAGAAAGTCGGAAACGAATTCGTCGCCTCTGCGATTTTTATCCGCGTATTCGAATGCTTCTTTTGTGGAATCTTCGAGCTTTTCGTTTTTAGTCGAAATGTTCAAAAGAGAAGCCAAAGAAGCGTAAACGATATCTCCGTTTTCCGAGGAAATAATTTTGTTCTTCAGAGCGATCGCCGCGTCGCCAGGCTCGGCGATTCTTCCGAGGGCGATTGCCGCCGCGGTTGCGATCTTAGGTTCGTTGTTGCGATTGAGAAGATTGATGAGTTCCGGAATTGCGGACTTTTCCTTATTCTTTCCAAGTGCGACTGCGGATTCGTATTTTTCGGAATCGGAACCTGAAGAAAGAGTTTTGATATGTTCTTCGGTGGATTTTTCCGCAAGAAGAGCGCCGGATGAAAAAGATACAACGAGCGCAAGAATGAGAATAGAACGAAATTTCATGAGTGACTCCTTTCCTTCGGAAGAATCGCGTAAAGAAACGGAAGCGTCAATCTAAATATTCGTCTTCACTGCACCCGTTCCGCCGGTTCTTTTCATTTTGTGTCTTTCGTTTCTTACTTTACCGATAGAATGGACGGTCGCAAAATCCTCGAATTCAAGGAAGTTGTTATGGAACATTTATACCCCGCTAATCCCGCGCACGTTCCCTCGGATCTCACAGGTTTGAATCCGGCGCACAAACGGAATCTCTGGTTTACCGTTCTCGGTCTGATTCTTTTTATTCTCGTTTATCTCGCCTTATGCGGATGGTTCGTTTGGGCTTCTTATTCTTTATTCGTCCACGGTTTCGGACCGGGATGGGAAGTTTATTCTTGGATCACCGGAATCGGTTCGGGTTTGATCGCGCTCTTTATGGTGAAGGCGCTATTCTTCGTTAAGAAAGGAAATTTGGGTGATCCGTTCGAGATCACCCAAGAAACTCAACCGCAGTTGTTTCACTTTCTTCATCGATTGGCGGACGAAACCGGAGCGCCAAGACCACATCGTGTTTTTCTTTCCGCCCAAGTGAACGCCTGCGTGTTTTACGATCTTTCGATTCTCAATTTTATATTTCCTTCCAAAAAGAATTTGGAGATCGGACTCGCGCTCGTAAACGTTTTGAGCATCAGCGAATTGAAGGCGGTATTGGCGCACGAGTTCGGCCATTTCGCACAACGTAGCATGGCCGTAGGAAATTGGATGTACATCGCGCAACAAGTCGCTTCTCATCTGATCGGAAGCAGGGACGCGTTGGATAATTTTTTACTTTCGGTTTCCCGTTTCGACATTCGAGTCGCGTGGATCGGATGGATTCTTCGTTTAATCATCTGGTCCTTGAGATCCGCATTGGAATCTTTTTTCAATGTTGTCGTATTAGCACAAAGGGCTCTTTCACGCGAGATGGAATTTCAAGCGGACCTGGTCGCGGTTTCCGTAACGGGAAGCGACGCGTTGATCCACGCACTTCATAAGTTACAAGCGGCGGACGAAGCTTGGGAAACCACACAAGGTTTTATCTCCGATCAGATTCGATCCGGAAAATCCGCGAAGGATATATTTCCGATTCAATCCAAAATCATAGATCATTCCAGAAAACTTTGGAACGATCCGAATTACGGAACGGTTCCGATAATGCCTTCGGAGAATCCGGAACGTCACCGTGTTTTTACATCCGAAATCGCACAACCTCCGAGAATGTGGGCGACCCATCCGTACAATCACGAAAGAGAAGCGAATGCGAAAAAAAGATATGTGCCGAACGTCTTGGATGATAGAAGCAGTTGGTTGATCTTCGACGACGCGGAATCACTACGAGAGAAATTTACGGATCGGATTCTTTCCGGTTTTGGAACCGAATTCAAACAGGATCCGGAAATCCTCGACGCGGTGGACAAGTTTTACGCGAAGGAATATCTGAACAGCAAATACAGGGGCGCGTATTTGGGAAGATCCTTTACACGTTATGCGTCATCTCCGAACGATTATTACGAACATCCGATCTCGGACGTCAAAGAAACATTAGAAAGTCTTTATCCTCCGAGTTTATCCGAACAATTGGAAAGAATTCGCTCCTTGGAAAAGGAAAGAAATCTTTTGACCGCGCTTCAGGAAGGATATTTTACTCCGCCCGACGGAATCATACGTTTTCGCGGAAGAGAATTGAAAAAGCGCGAACTGACCGGAGTGATCGAGGATCTAAATCGGGATTGCGACGGAGCTTACTCCAAACTCTTCGAACACGATCAAAAATGCCGCTCCGCTCATCTCAAAGCGGCGGAACAAATCGGTCAGGGATGGCCGGAATATCTGCGGGGTTTGTTGGAGATTCTCCATTACGCCGATCACTTAAGAGCCAACTTAGAGGACGGCAGAGGTTTATTGAACAACGTATACGCGGTCGTCACCGCGGATCGTCACGTAAGTTCCGCGGAATTGCTTCGTCTTGTCTCGGCGGGCAATCAGGTTTACGACGCTCTTTCCGAAATTCACAAACATAAGGAAAGTATAATATTAGATTCCGAGATATTGGAAAAATTGGAATTGAAGGATTGGAATTCCGGTTTTAGCAAGTTCGAATTCACTCCGGCGACCCAAGACAATATGCAGAAATGGTTGGAAGTTGTGGACTCCTGGATCGACGAGGCCATCGGAATTTTATACGCGCTCAAACAAATCAGTTTGGAAAAGTTATTGATAGCGGAATCCAAGATCGCCGAAAAAATCCGAAACCCGAAAAAAGAATTAGAACCTGCGCCGATCGCTTCGAAAGCGGTTCCGAATTATCCGACGATCACGCCGGGAAAGGAACGCAAACTTCAAAAACGTTTGGATCTATGGGATCGTTTTCAAACCGCCGACGGATTGGTTCCCGGTTTTCTAAGATTTGCGGTCGCGACCTCGATTCTCGGAGGCGCGCTGTATCTCACAAGTTTTGCGGTTTTTCGATAAGAATTTTCGCGGACACAAACTCAAAATACCGCGCGAGAATGGCGAGTCCGAAGTCGATTCAATTCCATCTGGATGCGAATCAAACGGTGTTGTCATTTGCGGGAACTCTGCGAGAATGGTTCGAGATTTCGAAAAAGAATGAAAATACCTTCGATTCAACTCAATCCGAATTCGATTCGACCCTTCTTTCATAAGTGGAAGGAAGAATTCTTTCCTCCGAAAATTTTGGACAAGTATTTGTTCGGAGAGTTTTTCAAAATCTTTATCGGAACCGTCGTCCTTCTTACGGGAATCATGCTTCTTTCTCTTGTAAACGACAACATGAGAAACTTCACGACGACCAAGGCGC is a window encoding:
- a CDS encoding LA_0442/LA_0875 N-terminal domain-containing protein; translation: MKQIISYFILLLCVCVFSVSSLRSETILLKSGEKLDGNIVGQDKETVTFKLTDGTTKVYQKSQIKKISFAKITEPTSKKEEAQKIEKEEAEKKKKEESELAEKQKAESEKRKLDEDKLKAKEEKAKKREQELVNSKRHYLEASFGVGSGNEQTELRPFYQTIQYAGLLFSSSGQAEILTNPYKTPNSSSTTRIKYAWNRFTFELRGTEAKGTIDPTGFQTLSYGSSGGSGGSSGDRAVNILMGDAHTKFQKVSSRVGFTPYPHPVLDLQVVGGVERIWTRTSEEVDSFGGVTATGINPTRISFREYTSTFRGGSFGIGFEFKFLERFTLQGQILRISGNTPSSSKNYEYKTDNSIGTTALNTTGLDYWWTSKGTEVNLKLSAKVYNNLSLFAEASNMTLKNTLQTGYISDNDSNPDQIGLKVFGPRILIPILLDSKTILTYFQVGANYRFDF
- a CDS encoding helix-hairpin-helix domain-containing protein, which codes for MSKKEYSKQSQGYEDQSDILNEFRTLPGVGKSIAMDYWNLGFRSLDEIGNADPEELYVRCCQQHGGYVDRCMLYVFRCAHYALNTKKPNSEKLKWWNWKDSEKPQKSKR
- a CDS encoding HesA/MoeB/ThiF family protein, encoding MLTPPEISRYSRNILLDEVKRKGQETLKSSRITVIGAGGLGSPVLYYLAAAGVGKIRIVDSDVVDTTNLQRQILFKHSEIGSSKSESAKQRIEELNPFIEIESVPVRLSADNAENLLKDSDLVLEGSDNFETKFLVNDVCCSLRIPFLIAGILRFDGMVLGVRPGVDPCYRCIYETLPPANAIPSCSEAGVIGSMAGIIGSVQATEAVKFLLGLVDEKSKGVFGSILQLEAKSMEFHKVSLMRRSDCKSCAHI
- a CDS encoding HEAT repeat domain-containing protein; translated protein: MKFRSILILALVVSFSSGALLAEKSTEEHIKTLSSGSDSEKYESAVALGKNKEKSAIPELINLLNRNNEPKIATAAAIALGRIAEPGDAAIALKNKIISSENGDIVYASLASLLNISTKNEKLEDSTKEAFEYADKNRRGDEFVSDFLDLIKKKLKL
- a CDS encoding M48 family metallopeptidase — encoded protein: MEHLYPANPAHVPSDLTGLNPAHKRNLWFTVLGLILFILVYLALCGWFVWASYSLFVHGFGPGWEVYSWITGIGSGLIALFMVKALFFVKKGNLGDPFEITQETQPQLFHFLHRLADETGAPRPHRVFLSAQVNACVFYDLSILNFIFPSKKNLEIGLALVNVLSISELKAVLAHEFGHFAQRSMAVGNWMYIAQQVASHLIGSRDALDNFLLSVSRFDIRVAWIGWILRLIIWSLRSALESFFNVVVLAQRALSREMEFQADLVAVSVTGSDALIHALHKLQAADEAWETTQGFISDQIRSGKSAKDIFPIQSKIIDHSRKLWNDPNYGTVPIMPSENPERHRVFTSEIAQPPRMWATHPYNHEREANAKKRYVPNVLDDRSSWLIFDDAESLREKFTDRILSGFGTEFKQDPEILDAVDKFYAKEYLNSKYRGAYLGRSFTRYASSPNDYYEHPISDVKETLESLYPPSLSEQLERIRSLEKERNLLTALQEGYFTPPDGIIRFRGRELKKRELTGVIEDLNRDCDGAYSKLFEHDQKCRSAHLKAAEQIGQGWPEYLRGLLEILHYADHLRANLEDGRGLLNNVYAVVTADRHVSSAELLRLVSAGNQVYDALSEIHKHKESIILDSEILEKLELKDWNSGFSKFEFTPATQDNMQKWLEVVDSWIDEAIGILYALKQISLEKLLIAESKIAEKIRNPKKELEPAPIASKAVPNYPTITPGKERKLQKRLDLWDRFQTADGLVPGFLRFAVATSILGGALYLTSFAVFR